Genomic segment of Bubalus kerabau isolate K-KA32 ecotype Philippines breed swamp buffalo chromosome 6, PCC_UOA_SB_1v2, whole genome shotgun sequence:
TACATATTGTTGTTTCaggggctcccaggtggcactagtggtaaagaacccacctgcctgccaatgcaggagatgtaagagacatgggtttgatccctgattgggaaaatccccctgaagaagggcatgggaaaccattccagcactcttgcctggaaaatcccatagacagaggggcctgatgggctatagtccatgggggtgcaaagaattgaacacaactggagcaacttagctgGCACACATGCATGTTGTTGTTTCAAGCTGTGAAGTTTTGGAGTGATATGTTACAAAGcgatagataactaatacatgAATCATCACAGACTACATTTTTTACTAAATATTTGCATGGCATAGCCTGAGGCTCTATctttgtaatcttttttttttaaagttatttatttattggtttgcatgtgcaggtcttagttgtggtatataGCTGCGGCATGTaagatctggttccctgaccagggatcaaacccaggccccgtgcattgggagctcagactGTTAACCACGGGGCTGCCAAGGAAGCCTTCAATCGTTGCAAcctctgattttcatttcttcaccACTCACTGTTCACCTGTCAAGCTAAAGCCACATATCTTAGGGTTTTGTTATAGCTACATCTAACCTCAATTTCTGTAAAGATACTGCTAGGCCCGATAACAGATACATCTTGAGATCTCAGAGAATTAATACAAcacaagtttattttttgtttcatgtgAAATCCAAGTCTGATTCATGGAATTGGAAGAGGTGTTGGTGGAGGTGGTAGTGATCCTCTAGTCTGTAGTCATTTGAAGACTGACTGCCATTGTCGACATATGGCTTCCAAGGCTGCTCTGGGTGATAACAGCCAGCAATTCGTCtgaaaatttctctttttttcctgtaattatgATAAAACAAGCCCAGTGCTTTAAACCTGGAATTCCTGGGACCTTCAGGGAAGCTCTTCCTCAGATACATTCCTTACAGTGTCAGCCTGCTCTGGTGCTGGGGCATACTTAGCCAATTATCTCTTTTCTGCCCTGGGAGTAGTATTCATTCATTCCCCAGACATTACTATGTTCCAGTCATTGTGCTAAGTACTGACTATTCAgagattatataataatattgtcAGGCAAGTGTATTCTCCTCGGTTCtttctcatcacaacaaagatttggagcgacaaTATGAAGTCTCTTTTTGAAGTCACTTTTGATAAGTGCTATGATCAAGTGTACACAAATATTAAGGGATCAAAAAGGAGGGAGCAACTCACTTTGTATAGGGAATTTTGTGAAATTTCATAAAGAAGGAGACAACTGAGTTGAATCTTGAAGGATGAGAAGGAGCTGATTACAGAAAAAAGGCTGGACATGGCAGAGTCCTGAAATACTATGAAATTCCTTCATCACTAAATGTCAGGCTTGTCCATATTGGGGACCAGCCAATGGCTCTGTAAGACTGGGGCATATGCCTGTGTGGATGGATGTGGGAAATGAGGCTAGAAATGTGGGAGATGAGGCTAGGATGTGGTGTACCTACCAGTCAGAAGCTTGTAAGCAACAGGAATAATTTTGGCaacattaaattagaaaaaaaaggaacTCTGGAGTAGCTTAGCAAACTGAAGAAAGGTTGATGAGCCATGATCTGTAAAAAGAGGAACTAAGCATTTGCCAGAAATCTAGGTAAGCAGGAACTAATTGTGAATCTCTTCAAGGGGTTCTGTCAAGATAAATGAATCCCAACTACATTTCAGTCTCTGTTACTACACTCAAGTTTTACATTCCAGGGAGAGAGTGTATGACTGGCCCATTTgagttcaaacaaacaaaacttgacCCATGATGGATTGAGGGCTCTCCTTTGGGGTCGGCCTGCCCTCCCGCCTCAAGGGTGTACTATCCTTTGTTTGCTGaataaaactctgagctgtaacCAGAAGAAAAAACAATGTTACTAAGAATCCCACCAAGATTATATCCAATTGAGGAAGCATAAATCCCAATAGAGATGTTATTAGAGCAGAAGGGAGAATAGATTCTGGGCGGGTAAAAACAGGTCTACTCTAAGTGGGTTATAGTCACTTACAAAGGCTTTGTAAGTCATATTAAGGAATTTAGAATTGGGGGTAAGCAATTGTGTCACTGAAGGATTTTAGGCAGAGAAGTGATGTGATAAATCTGAGGCAGAATATTTTGGCTAATTTTATTTGATGTATTTTTATCTGTAatgaataattttacttctttctacaGTTCTCAATGACATAAGAGTGAACAAATCCTATTCTTTTGTCTCTTCTCAAATGGCCAAAGAAGTACACTCTGATTTTTCCTGAGATTTGTGTAGAATAAGGGAGGGGAGAGACTGACCAAACTTCAACTAATAAAGAGAGTGTTCGTGTTCTTTCTGAATCAGATTCCCTTCCATTTCACCTAGCGGTGTGCTGGAGCTACTTGTATTGGCTTGTAAGAGTCATTTGCTAAATTTCTTGGAATTTTGTGAGCCAGTTCTAAGTACAGTCATTATTAACAATAAaattacatacatttaaaaatgatacaaagataATACTCAAAGCTTATCACttaattattttactattatttatgCTCTTGATATTATTTGtatcggagggattgggggcaggaggagaaggggatgacagaggatgagatggctggatggcatcactgactcaatggatgtgagtctctgtgaactccgggagttggtgatggacagggaggcctggcgtgctgcgattcatggggtcgcaaagagtcggacacgactgagcgactgatctgatctgatctgatgatagaaatatttataatgttgtgctgtTGTACATCTCATCTCTATGTTCAGTGGCATTATGTTGGTGAGTTGAAATTGGAGATGGTGGGAGAATTTACACCAAGGAAATTGACAAACACTACAAACCAGGGCCTCTTTACCCTGGAAAGAGCTGGTTGTTATACATTTACAAACTTATCACTGcctccctcccttttccccaGTGCTCTTGTTTCTCAACCCATTAATTTCAAAGGAAGAACACCAGAAACTGGGAAGTCTGTTGACAGGGTAGCGTGGCTAACAGggcaaaagaaaacacaaaaacagtgaaaAGTCAAGttagttttattgttttgtaaCAGTCTAACATGTGACTATTAGCTCTGACATAAAGATGTGGAAGGTTGGAGAATTCAGGACACAATCTCAATAATGCCTTTGCCAGAGGTTTTCCCCAGGAAGTTTGTTTGATTATGTTTCTTAGCTGAGTCTTTACTAATCCTGTTTCATAGATGGAAATTTTGCAGAAAAAGGCAATGAAGCTATCTACTTTTCTCTCCACGTGACTTTATGAATTCTTCCAGAATATCCTTTGTTCTGGAGAACTTCCAGAATGCCTTGGAAGGAGACTGCAATGTAGCCCACTGTTCCCTCATTGGTCATATTGAGTACCACTCTCTCCAGACTTTGGGAGCAGCAATGTCTAGGATAGTGGAGATGGCTCGTCTTTCATAAAAATCTTTCCTGCTATTTAACTGTTGAACCTAGAAATTTAcgtcctttttctcctttctcccccaaTTACATGCTTAGTTATAATACAATAATTACAAGAAGGGACAGTCTCCCTGCCTATTTCACTATCACTTCTAGGTACATACTTACTTCGCTTTACATGTTGTATTTATGCTTAGAAGAGTTTCCATCCAACCAGGCAAATGTTTTTCATCTACACTTTGCTACTTTGGATTGTGTGATCATTTGCACACAATACACATGGTGGGGGGTAACTCAAGGTTAGGGGAAGGAGCTAGGaggagttgggggtgggtgggaggtgcTGTCTGAGTGGTATCCGAGCTGCCTCAGGGACCCTCCTTAGGAACTATGGAAAAGCAGCTGTCCACACAAGTCTCACCCCGGGCCTTTCTCACGGCTTGGACTAAGAGCTGCTATATGCAGCTCTTCTGATTCCATGAACTTCCTTCCGCCTGGAGTAAGACTGCCCCAGGGCTGGTACAACTCTCCACAGCGGCCCTAGTGAGCTGAATCCTTCAGCACCACTTTCAGCAATGAATCTCATGCATGATCAAAGATGTTCTTTTTTGCACTATAATTCTCAGGAATTCAAAACTACAGAAAAATTGACCTCCCCCATcatcctcattttcttctttcatttttactcATTGGCTCAATTTTAACCAGTTGCTTAGTTTACAATCTGTGAAGCATTTGAAAGTGGTGACTGTTATTTCTTCAGTCAACATTTTAGAATAAGGACTTATGACAGATTCGGATAAGACCTTCCCTTTTATTTCCCaataagtgaattaaaaaatCCCACTTATTTCTTCTAGTATGCTCCTAGTATTTCTTGCATATCAATTCACTGGATCTATCCCGTGGAGGAGGGGCAGAACTTATTACCCACAATTTACCTAAGGAAAATTGCCATATGGAGTGAGTAAATGACATCTTGGGGTTCCCAGAGTCAGAGAGGTACAGCCCACACTTCTGTTTTGACCTTCAGTGTTCCCTGTGGGAAAATCTGATCCCCAGGTTGCACTGACCTTCAGGAatatgtgtccaactctgtgttgCATACTCCACGTGGGTGCCGAGTAACCGAGTCATGATGAAAAGCAGACAGGCCTTTGTACGATGACCCAAATATGAGACCCAGGGATTACCAGAGCCAAGCCTGAAACTTTCTCACTGAGCTTTGAAGAACTCTATCCTTCCTGGTCACAGATCTCTCCTAATGAAGGTGTTATAACTGCTATTGGGCAGTTAGCCCTTTGCTTCTGGATAGAGCTGCACTTTTGATGGCCTGCTGTCCAATGCTTCTTTTTACTGGTAGCTCCACGTACCATAAAGGTTTAGTCTAACAAAGGCAGGACCAGGATTAGCATCGAAAGCTTGGCCTTAATGGAGCCCAGGGATGGTGATAATCCTGAGTCAGTCATAATTATTTGCCTCAGAATAGATGCTGAGGGATCCAGATGTACTGGGTAAGGTCCTCCACAGACACACTGCTGCCTGTGAATGGAACCTGACAGAAGTTGTGTGCAGCTTAAGATGGAGCGTGAAGGAACACTTTCCCCAGGTAGAAAGTAATTACCCTTCTGTCCCCAGCTATGTCTCAAGGTCAGATAGGTTCCTACCAAACATATGGGGTCAAGATTCTGTTTTGAGTCTTCTCCGAGAAAACATCTTCAGAGTGTCCAGTCCACACCAAAAAGCTGTCACCAGAAAACTGCAAGGCAGGTCAGGAGGGTCAGATAGAAGCTACCCACCTGCCCTTCTTCTCAGTCTCCCTGCTGTTTGAGGAATCAGTCAGGCACCACTCAGCAGGGTCTAGAGTTGGCAGCCAACTCATTAATCCTTCTGATACCCCTGGAGGTAGGTTGGTGGCAAATGCTATCTctagtttgcagaaagaaaactgaggtacagagaggttaagagacGACAATAACACAACTACTAAgtggcagagagagaaaaaaagaaaaattcgtGGTCCCTTGATGCCTGGGTCTGTTTCTTCCGAAATAGGCTTCCTTGCTTGTTGGGAAGCCTGAGAAGGACAATGGCAACTTCCACGATGGTGGGGTAGGTACAGACTCTGAAGCAGGATGCCACTTTACTcaaggaaatacacacacacttaggCCTTAGCCAAGACAaggagaaaagaccctgatgctgggagagattgagggcaggaggagaagggggtgacagaggacgagatggttggaaggcatcactgactcaatggacatgagtttaagcaagctctgggagatggtgaaggacagggaagcatggtgtgctgcagtccatggggtcgcaaagagtcagacactactgagagactgaacaaacaAGACAAGGAGACCAGTAGCCTTCACCTACACATCTGTTACTGGTCCCAAAGAGCACCAGCACTTTTCACTTAGAAGAGgaagcaatttttttcttttctcttctggatTAGATCCTAGTTGAGATAGATACTTTACTCTGGTAGTGATCGAGCTATTCTCGGGCTCTGAGTTTACATCTTCTTAAAATGGGTCTTCAGGAGCAAAACTGTAGGAGCAATTGTGCAGCCATTGGGGGCAGGGGAGTGTGATGATGTCCACTTCTCAGGCGTGgggttttatttctttcaccatCCAGGAGAAGTTCTGTTTGGAATAGCTTTGATGGAAAGGGGAAGGAAGATTCAGGTAGTAGCCAGAAAGCCACAGGTCCACAAGATAAATACACCTGTTCAACTGTCCACCGCCTGATACATTCCTACACTGAAAGTTTGTCACTTTGAGTTAACCTAGGCAAAATACATTTTAGgccttctcttttaaaatgtaaaattttcctggagtaattataaaaaaaatcatatcttagaatgaatttaatttttagaCCATTTTGCTTTAGGATGGAGCACCAAGGAGTGGGAATACTGTCACAGGGGAGGAATAGTTTTTGAGGAGGCTTTGGTCTGGAGAGCATATCTAGAATGAATATCTTAAAAGGAAGGTGGTAACCAGAGGTCAGCACAAGGGATTTGGCTTTTGAGGGGGATGGTGCTAGATGGAGGGGGGGATACAATGAAGGCAGTTTTTCTGGGTCTCTGGGGTTCTCCTGTCCAGTTCCCTGTGATGTCAACTTGGTTTCTATCCCTCCTACCTTAGTCTTGGCACTGCAACCCATTAAGCATAGCTTTGGTTTAGATGAACCATTTGGGTTATCAATTTCTCCCTCTGCTTTGGGAACTGGTTGGCTCTAGTTAAAATTACTGTGTGTGAGAAATATGTAGTTATACCTGAGGATTTCCTCTGATTGGCCTCTACACATGCAGAGTATTGGTTGGGGGCACAAAGGGTAAAAGATCTTTCCCTTCAGCCTCTAGGCCCCTTCCAGGGATGAAGTCTGACCTGGGACTAGACAGGGACCCTGGCTGTTTGTGTTCCCAGTTTGTAAGAGACTCTCCCTGGTGGCCCTCTGATGACTCTTTAGGTATACATCTTGTGACCGAGCAAGGCCTGAGGGCTGATTCTCCTCAAGACAAGCCAGTAGGAGGTATCGTCTAGCCCAGAGCTAGGTTTGTTCCCAGTCCCTGATAAAAGGAGGTGTAGATTTCAGGCTGAGTGTTGAAGCTATGAGAGGACAGGAAAGAAAGGGACCTTTTCTGCTTTAGGGAAGAAAACTGCAACCgggatttttaaaaccttttcagttcagggacggagaaggcaatggcaacccactccagtactcttgcctggaaaatccaatggatgaaggagcctggtaggctgcagtccatggggttgctaagagtcggacacaattgagcgacttcactttcacttttcactttcatgcattagagaagaaaacggcaactcactccagtgttcttccctggagaaccccagggatgggggagcctggtgggctgccatctatggggtcacacagagtcggacacgactgaagtgacttagcagcagtagcagcagaagttCAGGGAGAGAGTATGGAGTcttgtactccttttctgatggTGCCCAGTGCAGAATTCCCACTAATACAAGGGATGTAATTGCATCAGAACCCAGGGCTACAGTGACCCAAAAGAAAGGCCAGTGAGAACTCTGGACATCTCCTAGACTGATGATTTAAACTAAACACTCCAAAATGGTAAAATGAGGTTTGGAAGCCACAGAAATGAGTTGAGACCATAAATAATATGACCAATTCCATAGGAAAGCTGGGCTCACAAGTATAAGCTGAACTTGCAAAttggtgcctggaaaatcccatggacagaggagcctggtaggctgcagtccatggggtcgctaagagtcggatacaactgagcgacctcactttcacttttcacttttatgcattggagaaagaaatagcaacctgctccagtgttcttgcctggagaaccccagggacgaggaagcctggtgggctgccgtctctggggttgcacagagtcggacatgactgaagcgacttagcagcagcagcagcaggttaaatTTGGCTTGCACATTtttgggggggcagggggcgggctcACATGgcatatttaaaatttagttGGCAACGGTAAAAATGTGGAAAACTTCACCTGAACGTTTGGATTTCTGGCTTTTCTTGAAAAATCAGATGGCCAGGTAAACACTGTCTGGTAATCGCTGCCTGAAACTGAGCAGCTGCCCTCTGCTCTCCAAATTTCACAGCTCCAGCCCTGGCATGGCATTAGAACAGGTGCACTTCCCCAATTTAAACAACTTCACGAATTAAACCGCCTGCATCCTGTAGGCGGTTAAGTTTGGGACCGCTGATATATGCCACACGGTGTCTGCTAGGGAAGTGCTGAGTTGATAAAGTTCAGCTGAGTTTGTACAGTTGCCATAAGGCTGGTAAAAAGCCCTGAGGCAATCAGTTCTGATTGAAAGGCTTTCTATGGGGAAATGAGGATGAAAGCAGAATTGCCCGTGGCTGTGGAGAGGGCCAGGGCAGTCACGAGACTGGGAACTTTGATGGGACAATGGGCTTATCTGGGTAGCCTTTGCACACGGGAAAGGCAGTTTCCTGGTTGTCCTGCATTCACGGTTCTATCACGGTGCCCGTCCAACCAGGGTGGGtgtgaggggagggagagaagactCAAATCGTGTCGGCAACTTTAGGTTTCATCTTGCCGTGTGTTAGCTCAGgcgttttctttctctctttgacaCCGCTTCACACCGTGAGATCGTCTGACCTGGCCCGGCTGCTGGCTTTGCTCAGCCTGCTCAGGGGTCTGGTGTCATCCCCTGGCAGCTCCGCACACAGCGAAGGCGCCTTCTCAGGCGTCAGCTCTTGCTTTGATACCTTCTCAGGCGGCGGCTCTTCTTTCTCAACCTCCTTCTCCACTTCGGGGGGCTCCACTTTCTCCGCTTCCAGCACGGCCAGTGTCTCTTGGCCTTCTGTGCTCACTCTCTCTGCCTCCTGACTCTTCTCGCCCACCTCTAGTTCTGCGGCCGCTTCTACGGGCTGCTCCTCCTCGACTCCCTCCTGGGCGCCCACCTGAGCGTAGGAAGGCAGGGTCTCCTGGTAGGCCCTGGACAAGTCTCCCAGGGGCCCCGGGCCCACCTTCTCCTCGAACTGACTGAAAGGCTTGGCAGAAAGGGGGCTGGCCTCTACCATCCCCACCTCCGTCAAAGGGAAATAATGGGACACGATTTTCTCTTCTTCGAGGAGCTGGTAGCCCTTGGCCTTCTGGATGGAGGAGACGGCAATGGAGTGGAGGGACTTCTCAGGAATCTCCCCCAGTGGCTGCTCCACTGGCCTCTTTAAGGCGGATCGGATTTTCTTCAGGCTCAGGTGGCTCATCTCCAGAATATTGAGGAAGAGGGACACGGAGGCCACGGACAGCATGAAGAGGATGAAGATGGTTTTCTCGGTGGGTCGTGACACGAAGCAGTCCACCACGTTGGGGCAGGGCCACCGGCTGCAGCGGTAGAGAGGCAGGATCCGGAAACCGTACAGGAAGTAGTGGCCCACGATGAAGCCCACCTCAAAGAGGGTCTTGAAGATGATGTGGCAGACGTAGGTCCTCAGCAGGGTCCCCTCCAGCCGGAACTTCTTGGTGCctttgctgccgctgctgctctTCTTGACGCTGCCCTGGTCCGCCGCTAGGGGCGCCCTCTCGCCGCCGTTGCCCGGCGACTGCTGGCTCAGCTCCTCTGCCTCGCGCTCCTTGCGTTTCTCCTCCATGCGGACGTGGTGCACCGCGTGCCCCACGTACACCAGCGACGGCGTGGAGACG
This window contains:
- the GJA8 gene encoding gap junction alpha-8 protein, with protein sequence MGDWSFLGNILEEVNEHSTVIGRVWLTVLFIFRILILGTAAEFVWGDEQSDFVCNTQQPGCENVCYDEAFPISHIRLWVLQIIFVSTPSLVYVGHAVHHVRMEEKRKEREAEELSQQSPGNGGERAPLAADQGSVKKSSSGSKGTKKFRLEGTLLRTYVCHIIFKTLFEVGFIVGHYFLYGFRILPLYRCSRWPCPNVVDCFVSRPTEKTIFILFMLSVASVSLFLNILEMSHLSLKKIRSALKRPVEQPLGEIPEKSLHSIAVSSIQKAKGYQLLEEEKIVSHYFPLTEVGMVEASPLSAKPFSQFEEKVGPGPLGDLSRAYQETLPSYAQVGAQEGVEEEQPVEAAAELEVGEKSQEAERVSTEGQETLAVLEAEKVEPPEVEKEVEKEEPPPEKVSKQELTPEKAPSLCAELPGDDTRPLSRLSKASSRARSDDLTV